One window of the Daphnia pulex isolate KAP4 chromosome 8, ASM2113471v1 genome contains the following:
- the LOC124200453 gene encoding homocysteine S-methyltransferase YbgG-like yields MSEKLLILDGGLGTLLYRRGAFVKGDPLWSVRCLVSKELEGRRQLLQAHLDYLAAGADIIKTNSYQMSTENLRKCLPGLSQEEALEMMKDSVRIARNACEEFWQSIGEEKSGRRKPGVAGSIGPYGACKADMSEYTGAYVDSMTEEDLIQWHRPRLVALLEAGVDYLAIETFPALLEAKAILKLLKQEAPDIPAWISFSCKDEQHLCHGETLDSVLKHVWVNKTPGLKAIGINCTPERLIGPLLRSLDGVDHVPVILYPNREESFEDEGPPVAAYPSRQDEKCNNNLSKLAKEWLSIHPNVFALGGCCFYHPPDITILSCDFGN; encoded by the exons ATGAGTGAGAAACTTTTGATACTGGACGGAGGACTCGGCACGCTGCTCTATCGCAGAGGAGCTTTCGTCAAAGGCGATCCATTATGGTCAGTTCGCTGTTTGGTGTCCAAAGAACTGGAAGGCCGTCGCCAGCTGCTTCAAGCGCACCTGGACTATTTGGCGGCTGGAGCTGACATCATCAAAACCAACAGTTACCAAATGAGCACGGAGAATCTCCGGAAGTGTCTGCCAGGCCTATCCCAA GAAGAGGCTTTGGAAATGATGAAGGATTCGGTTCGTATCGCTAGAAATGCTTGCGAAGAATTTTGGCAATCCATTGGAGAGGAAA AATCTGGACGGAGAAAACCGGGGGTGGCCGGCTCTATCGGTCCCTATGGAGCATGTAAAGCTGACATGTCGGAATACACTGGGGCTTACGTTGATTCCATGACAGAAGAGGATTTGATCCAGTGGCATCGACCACGTCTTGTGGCTTTGCTTGAAGCCGGAGTGGATTATCTGGCCATTGAAACATTCCCGGCATTGTTAGAGGCCAAAGCTATTTTGAAACTTCTAAAACAGGAGGCCCCCGATATTCCAGCTTGGATTTCCTTCTCTTGCAAG GATGAACAACACTTGTGCCACGGAGAGACGTTGGATAGTGTTTTAAAACATGTTTGGGTGAACAAAACTCCTGGTTTGAAAGCCATCGGGATCAATTGCACTCCTGAAAGACTAATTGGACCGCTTTTACGTTCTCTTGATGGAGTGGATCATGTACCTGTTATTCTTTATCCTAATCGAGAGGAGTCTTTTGAAGATGAAGGTCCTCCAGTCGCTGCTTATCCCAGTCGTCAAGACGAGAAATGCAATAATAATCTTTCCAAGTTAGCCAAAGAGTGGTTATCTATTCATCCAAATGTATTTGCTTTGGGAGGTTGTTGTTTCTATCATCCACCAGACATCACTATTTTAAGCTGTGATTTTGGCAATTGA
- the LOC124200452 gene encoding uncharacterized protein LOC124200452, protein MAGPSDFYGWHRHQRMDPRAVGFRTEQEARDWANRSRDWNGQPRDRFVHFDYPDRERSPLRNYREWAPSFDAQPPLFNIPPVIPPPAFDVPPRDQFFHGERFYQNDVGDRPRGRAKERGNGAEFPLDDRIEEEAYVRFSKLRDLEEREKRESRQEEDEEDGEYLEVEDEEEEELDEGGPKLVDRPWLPKERTPQAPAAGSKSKGKALKPTRAAAAAATAGSSKAASESGEVTAFIPTAISDEIRVWLTTGLSTDDSKAISKKFELEFEDPTFSIKPPKLDGFMLRHAKDKDRLKGVNASEEALIQTQLKIMDVAPPLFDLYAKVCALGEGETVTQAKNTVRAVLQQWGRAYYHITQRRRRAVVTLVEPTYDFILSNPDAFAPGKEATELLFTDKFLETMLKEASQDATLASSSAARARAKAGGRKVAVNPGPSQRVLRPRREAAAQFPVEGRQSGGVGRGRPPGATAWTRGGERNQTFRGRKAGGYSRSKNN, encoded by the exons ATGGCAGGCCCTAGTGATTTTTATGGTTGGCATAGGCACCAGAGAATGGACCCACGGGCCGTAGGTTTTCGTACTGAACAAGAAGCTAGAGATTGGGCAAATCGTTCTCGTGATTGGAATGGTCAGCCACGCGACCGTTTTGTTCACTTTGATTATCCAGATAGAGAAAGGTCTCCTCTTCGAAACTATCGAGAGTGGGCTCCCTCCTTTGACGCTCAACCGCCATTGTTTAATATTCCACCCGTGATTCCACCACCGGCTTTTGACGTTCCTCCGCGTGATCAGTTTTTTCACGGAGAACggttttatcaaaatgatgtGGGGGATCGACCAAGGGGGCGTGCGAAGGAACGGGGGAATGGCGCCGAGTTTCCGTTAGATGATAGGATCGAAGAAGAAGCCTACGTTCGTTTTAGCAAGCTAAGAGACttggaagaaagagagaagcggGAGAGCAGAcaggaggaagacgaagaagatggcgaGTATCTTGAAGTAGaggacgaagaggaagaagagttaGACGAGGGGGGTCCAAAGCTAGTGGACCGTCCATGGCTACCAAAGGAGCGTACTCCCCAAGCCCCTGCCGCCGGATCTAAGTCGAAAGGGAAGGCTCTAAAACCAACGCGCGCGGCAGCCGCGGCAGCCACGGCAGGCTCATCCAAAGCAGCCAGTGAATCAGGGGAAGTGACGGCGTTCATCCCAACAGCGATTTCAGACGAGATTAGGGTTTGGCTAACGACTGGCCTGTCAACCGACGATTCAAAAGCAATCTCAAAGAAATTTGAGCTCGAGTTTGAGGACCCGACTTTCTCGATTAAACCGCCTAAGCTCGACGGCTTTATGTTGAGGCATGCTAAAGACAAAGATCGATTGAAAGGGGTTAATGCTTCGGAGGAAGCGCTTATACAGACTCAGCTTAAAATAATGGACGTTGCCCCACCTCTGTTTGATTTATACGCTAAAGTGTGTGCTCTTGGAGAGGGAGAAACGGTGACGCAAGCCAAGAATACGGTGCGGGCCGTTTTACAACAGTGGGGTAGAGCGTACTACCACATCACCCAAAGAAGAAGGCGAGCGGTTGTGACATTGGTGGAACCGACATATGACTTCATATTGTCAAACCCTGACGCTTTCGCACCGGGAAAGGAGGCAACTGAGCTCCTTTTCACGGACAAATTCTTAGAGACGATGCTCAAGGAGGCGTCTCAAGACGCCACACTGGCAAGCTCATCGGCGGCTCGAGCGAGGGCTAAGGCAGGTGGAAGAAAGGTAGCAGTGAACCCAGGCCCATCTCAACGGGTGTTGCGCCCAAGGAGAGAAGCAGCGGCCCAATTTCCCGTTGAAGGGAGGCAGAGTGGTGGGGTCGGAAGAGGACGACCGCCGGGTGCAACTGCTTGGACTCGAGGAGGTGAAAG AAATCAAACCTTTCGTGGCCGGAAAGCTGGAGGTTATTCTAGAAGCAAGAATAACTAG